In Nyctibius grandis isolate bNycGra1 chromosome 28, bNycGra1.pri, whole genome shotgun sequence, a single genomic region encodes these proteins:
- the RBL1 gene encoding retinoblastoma-like protein 1 isoform X2 produces the protein MSRPGLPPAEPGAAIERLCQELNLDAASAAEALRDFTALRGTYSLEGEALHWLACALYVACRKSLVPTVGSGLMEGNGVSLTRILRSARLSLIQFFSKMKKWMDMSNLPQEFRERVERLERNFEVSTVIFKKFEPIFLDIFQNPYEETSKPQRSRKQRRMPCGIKDLFNFCWTLFVYTKGNFRMIGDDLVNSYHLLLCCLDLIFANALLCPNRRDLLNPSFKGLPAEFHVTEIKASEDSPCIIATLCELHDGLLVEAKGIKEHYFKPYISKLFDRKILKGECLLDLCNFTENNKALNKEYEEYVLTVGDFDERVFLGADAEEEIGTPRKCPADVLVGRPAARAHVECHLQQHFEKKRSFAPSTPLTGRRYLREKEAVITPVASATQSVSRLQNIVAGLKNAPSEQLVAIFESCARSPMESIMSRVKEIGETFCRSYTQSTAEQPGSHIDFAVNRLKLAEILYYKILETIMVQETRRLHGKDLTAVLEQDVFHRSLMACCLEIVLFAYSSPRTFPWIIEVLDLRPFYFYKVIEVLIRSEEGLSRDMVKHLNSIEEQILESLAWTRDSALWSALQASENKVPTCEEVTFPSNFEAVNGGSGLGHLPVMPISPIIHPRVKEVRTDLGGSLRRDTQPLSPISVHERYSSPTAGSAKRRLFGDDSPREMQMEKILTEGTTLTFTPVSSIAAENVSVSPGQTVLTVTTATVPVKTGQKVTIPLHGIANEMGGITLIPISMNLGQPCKTEAQAPCHLQVNQAQEVHLPSAGKPKKTGSLALFYRKVYHLASVRLRDLCLKLDVSSDLCRKIWTCFEFTLVHCADLMKDRHLDQLLLCAFYIMAKVTKEERTFQDIMRSYRNQPQANSHVYRSVLLRNTSADGNQDVEMREADRNMCLCCDTRQTC, from the exons ATGTCCCGCCCGGGGCTGCCGCCCGCCGAGCCCGGCGCCGCCATCGAGCGCCTCTGCCAGGAGCTCAACCTGGACGCGGCCAGCGCCGCCGAGGCGCTGCGGGACTTCACGGCGCTGCGGGGCACCTACAGCCTGGAG GGCGAGGCGCTGCACTGGCTGGCCTGCGCCCTCTACGTCGCCTGCCGCAAGAGCCTGGTGCCCACCGTGGGGAGCGGCCTGATGGAGGGGAACGGCGTGTCGCTGACCAGGATCCTGCGCTCCGCCAGGCTCAG tttaaTTCAGTTTTTTAGCAAAATGAAGAAGTGGATGGACATGTCAAATCTACCGCAGGAATTCCGAGAGCGagtggagaggctggagagaaaTTTTGAAGTGTCAACTGTGATTTTCAAAAAGTTCGAACCCATATTTTTGGATATATTTCAAAACCCTTACGAAGAAACTTCTAAACCACAGCGAAGCAGGAAACAGAG ACGGATGCCGTGTGGTATTAAAGATCTCTTCAACTTCTGCTGGACTCTCTTTGTGTACACTAAGG GTAATTTCCGGATGATTGGAGATGATTTAGTAAATTCCTATCAtttgcttctgtgctgcttgGACCTGATTTTTGCAAATGCTCTTTTGTGTCCCAATAGGAGAGATTTGCTAAATCCCTCATTTAAAG GCTTACCAGCAGAGTTCCACGTGACGGAGATCAAAGCCTCTGAAGATTCTCCTTGCATCATTGCCACACTGTGTGAGCTGCATGATGGGCTTTTAGTAGAAGCAAAAGGAATAAAGGAACACTACTTTAAACCAtacatttcaaaactgtttgATAGGAAG ATCTTAAAAGGAGAATGTCTGCTGGATCTTtgcaattttacagaaaataa caaagcactgaaTAAGGAGTACGAAGAGTATGTTCTGACAGTGGGCGACTTTGACGAGAGAGTTTTCCTGGGAGCTGATGCTGAGGAAGAAATCGGCACTCCTCGGAAATGTCCTGCGGACGTGCTAGTAGGGAGGCCAGCAGCGAGGGCTCACGTGGAGTGTCATCttcagcagcattttgaaaag AAAAGGTCATTTGCACCTTCAACTCCCCTGACTGGAAGAAGATACCTACGAGAAAAGGAAGCTGTCATCACTCCTGTCGCTTCAGCAACACAAAGCGTGAGCCGGTTGCAGAACATTGTGGCTGGATTGAAAAATGCACCAAGTGAACAACTTGTAGCTATTTTTGA GTCTTGTGCACGCAGCCCTATGGAGAGCATTATGAGTAGAGTGAAAGAAATAGGTGAGACGTTCTGTCGCAGCTACACTCAGTCAACAGCTGAACAGCCAGGATCTCATATAG attttgctGTAAACAGATTAAAACTGGCAGAGATCTTGTACTATAAAATCTTGGAGACTATAATGGTGCAAGAAACACGAAGACTACATGGGAAGGATCTGACT GCTGTCTTGGAACAAGATGTCTTTCACCGCTCCCTCATGGCATGCTGCTTGGAGATCGTGCTTTTCGCATATAGCTCACCTCGTACCTTTCCCTGGATCATTGAAGTTCTTGACCTCAGGCCATTCTATTTCTATAAG GTAATTGAAGTGCTGATTCGGTCTGAGGAAGGACTCTCCAGAGACATGGTGAAGCACCTCAACAGCATTGAGGAACAAATTCTCGAGAGTCTCGCCTGGACTCGGGACTCGGCGCTCTGGAGTGCCCTCCAGGCCTCGGAGAACAAGGTCCCAACCTGTGAAGAA GTAACATTTCCCAGTAATTTCGAAGCAGTCAATGGAGGAAGTGGGCTTGGGCATTTGCCTGTGATGCCAATATCTCCTATAATTCATCCTCGAGTAAAAGAGGTTCGGACGGATCTTGGTGGGAGTTTAAGACGGG ACACGCAGCCATTGTCACCAATCTCTGTTCACGAGCGCTACAGTTCTCCTACAGCTGGAAGTGCTAAAAGGCGGCTCTTTGGAGATGACAGCCCCAGAGAAATGCAGATGGAAAAAATTTTAACCGAAGGAACTACGTTGACATTTACTCCAGTGTCAAGTATTGCTGCTGAAAATGTGTCGGTTTCTCCTGGCCAAACAGTTCTGACCGTGACAACAGCCACAGTACCGGTAAAAACAGGACAGAAGGTTACTATCCCACTGCACG GTATTGCAAATGAAATGGGCGGGATCACGTTGATACCCATCTCGATGAATTTAGGTCAGCCGTGTAAAACGGAGGCTCAGGCTCCCTGCCACCTTCAGGTGAATCAGGCCCAAGAAGTGCATCTGCCATCAGCAGGCAAACCCAAAAAAACGGGCTCCTTGGCACTGTTTTACAGAAAG GTGTATCACCTGGCAAGCGTGCGCTTGCGTGATCTGTGCTTAAAGCTGGACGTTTCCAGTGACTTGTGCAGGAAGATATGGACGTGCTTTGAATTCACATTGGTTCATTGTGCTGATCTAATGAAGGACAGACATTTGGATCAGCTCCTCCTCTGTGCCTTTTATATCATGGCAAAG